A region from the uncultured Bacteroides sp. genome encodes:
- a CDS encoding FprA family A-type flavoprotein: MEQKTKIKGKVHYVGVNDRTKALFEGLWPLPYGVSYNSYLIDDEKIALVDTVDICYFEVFLHKIRSVIGDRPIDYLIINHMEPDHSGSLSLIKQYYPNITIVGNKQTFGMVEGFYGITGEQLLIKNADPLDLGYHKLRFYLTPMVHWPETMMTFDETEGIIFSGDGFGAFGTLDGGFIDTRMNTDIFWEEMIRYYSNIVGKYGSAVQKALEKLAPLNITTICSTHGPVWTEQRGKVIDLYDRLSRYEGEEGVVIVYGTMYGNTEQMAEAIALELSAQGIKNIVLHNVNKSHSSYIISDIFKYKGLIIGSATYCNELYPEIGSLLPKILLRDMKNRYLGYFGSFCWSSAALRRMNEFAEKSKFEIVGEPVDMKISMDDLIYSQCENMGKAMADRLKQDRETSQD; this comes from the coding sequence ATGGAACAAAAGACAAAGATAAAGGGAAAAGTTCATTACGTAGGAGTCAACGATCGCACAAAAGCTCTTTTTGAAGGGCTCTGGCCTTTGCCCTATGGGGTGTCGTATAACTCTTATCTGATAGATGATGAAAAAATCGCTTTAGTCGATACGGTTGATATTTGCTATTTTGAAGTGTTTCTTCATAAAATAAGATCGGTCATAGGCGACCGCCCTATTGATTATCTCATCATAAACCACATGGAACCAGACCATTCCGGTTCTCTTAGTTTAATTAAACAGTATTATCCGAACATTACCATTGTGGGCAACAAGCAAACGTTTGGCATGGTTGAGGGCTTTTATGGTATTACCGGAGAACAACTTCTTATCAAGAACGCTGATCCTTTGGATCTTGGTTACCATAAGCTTCGATTTTACCTGACACCAATGGTGCATTGGCCCGAAACGATGATGACTTTTGATGAAACGGAGGGCATTATATTCTCCGGCGACGGATTCGGTGCGTTTGGTACGCTCGACGGCGGATTCATTGATACACGCATGAATACGGATATATTCTGGGAAGAAATGATACGATATTATTCCAACATTGTGGGCAAATACGGTTCGGCAGTACAGAAAGCATTGGAGAAACTGGCCCCTTTGAACATCACCACTATCTGCTCTACGCATGGGCCTGTATGGACGGAGCAGAGGGGTAAAGTGATTGATTTATACGATCGGTTAAGTCGCTACGAAGGTGAAGAGGGAGTGGTGATTGTTTATGGCACAATGTATGGCAATACAGAGCAAATGGCTGAGGCTATTGCTTTGGAATTATCTGCGCAAGGAATTAAGAATATCGTACTTCACAATGTAAATAAGAGCCATTCTTCATATATTATATCCGATATATTTAAGTACAAAGGGCTTATTATCGGAAGTGCTACTTACTGCAATGAGCTTTATCCCGAGATAGGATCTTTGCTGCCTAAGATATTGCTGAGGGATATGAAAAATCGCTATCTTGGTTATTTTGGCTCCTTCTGCTGGTCGAGTGCTGCGCTGAGGCGGATGAATGAATTTGCAGAAAAGAGCAAATTCGAGATTGTAGGTGAACCGGTAG
- a CDS encoding TIGR01212 family radical SAM protein (This family includes YhcC from E. coli K-12, an uncharacterized radical SAM protein.) yields the protein MIQSPLYNEFPTLLKRYFSGKVQKISLNAGFTCPNRDGTKGNGGCTYCNNQTFNPDYCKTEKSVTAQLEEGKRFFSRKYPEMNYLAYFQAYTNTYAELDGLKRKYEEALSVAGVVGLVIGTRPDCMPDELLHYLKELNKQHFLLVEYGIESTNDNTLERINRGHTFADTVDAIERTVACGILTGGHVILGLPGETTEEIIAQAAAISCLPLDTLKIHQLQLICGTAMAREYAMHPDHFHLFEVDEYIDLVIDYIQHLRPDIVLERFVSQSPKELLIAPDWGLKNYEFTDRIQKRMVEKGAYQGKLYTD from the coding sequence ATGATTCAAAGCCCTCTATATAATGAATTTCCAACTCTTCTGAAGCGTTATTTTTCAGGCAAGGTGCAAAAAATTTCTTTAAATGCCGGCTTTACTTGTCCCAACCGCGATGGCACAAAAGGCAATGGAGGATGCACGTATTGCAACAATCAGACGTTTAATCCCGATTACTGCAAAACGGAAAAATCGGTTACTGCGCAATTGGAAGAAGGGAAGCGTTTCTTTTCTCGTAAGTATCCGGAAATGAATTATTTGGCCTATTTTCAGGCATATACCAATACGTATGCAGAGCTTGACGGACTGAAACGCAAGTACGAAGAAGCCCTGAGCGTGGCTGGGGTAGTCGGTTTAGTGATTGGTACGCGTCCCGACTGTATGCCCGATGAGTTGTTGCACTACCTTAAAGAATTGAACAAACAGCACTTTTTATTGGTTGAGTATGGCATAGAAAGTACCAATGACAATACCTTGGAGCGTATTAATCGGGGACATACTTTTGCTGATACGGTAGATGCTATAGAACGCACTGTGGCATGTGGTATTTTAACCGGAGGACATGTTATCTTAGGATTGCCGGGAGAAACAACCGAAGAAATCATTGCTCAGGCAGCGGCTATTTCGTGTTTACCCCTGGATACGTTAAAGATACACCAATTACAGTTGATATGCGGTACGGCCATGGCGCGCGAATACGCCATGCATCCGGATCATTTTCATTTGTTTGAAGTAGATGAATATATTGATTTAGTGATAGATTATATACAACATCTTCGTCCCGATATTGTACTCGAGCGATTTGTGTCACAATCTCCCAAGGAGTTGCTGATAGCACCGGATTGGGGATTGAAGAACTATGAGTTTACTGATCGCATACAAAAAAGAATGGTAGAAAAAGGTGCTTATCAGGGTAAGCTGTATACAGATTAA
- a CDS encoding S9 family peptidase, with protein MKKLSILFLFCLIGMTSFAQGDKALDLKEIVSGKFRPESIREVIPMTDGDYYTQMNTEGTQIIKYSFKTGQQVEVIFDVTKARECNFKKFDGYTFSPDGSKILIRTETHPIYRHSYTAVHYLYTIKRNLVEKLSDGGPQRSPVFSPDGNMVAFVRDNNIFLVKMLYGNSESQVTEDGKINEVLNGIPDWVYEEEFSFTRALEFSPDNTLLAFIRFDETQVPSYTFPLFAGEAPHYDALESYPGAYTYKYPKAGEKNSKVSVLTFDIKSRVTRKIKLPLDSDGYIPRIRFTEDPDKLAIMTLNRLQNRFDMYFANPRSTVSKLVLRDESPYYIGEDIFDNIMFYPENFSFISEKDGYSHLYWYTIGGNLVKQVTKGNYEVKKFLGWDAASNTFYYESNEESPLRQAVYKIDHKGKKTKLSEQAGTNTAIFSTSMNYFMNTYSSLQTPTIITLNDNNGKMLKTLVTNEKLKQMLAQYNLPQKEFFRFKTSQGTELNGWMIKPTNFSATKKYPVLMYQYSGPGSQEVVDKWDIGGDRGGIGWDTYMASKGYLVVCVDGRGTGGRGAEFAKCTYLNLGVKEAQDQVETAQYMASQTYVDKSRIGIWGWSFGGYMTLMSMSEGTPVFKAGVAVAAVTDWKYYDTIYAERFMRTPQQNAEGYKAGSAFTRAANLSGKLLLVHGMADDNVHFQNCAEYSECLVQANKQFDMQIYTNRNHGISGGNTRFHLFTRLTDFFINNL; from the coding sequence ATGAAAAAACTAAGCATACTCTTTCTATTTTGTCTAATTGGCATGACCAGTTTTGCACAAGGAGACAAAGCTCTTGATTTGAAAGAAATTGTATCCGGAAAGTTCCGTCCGGAAAGCATTCGGGAAGTTATCCCCATGACCGATGGCGATTATTACACTCAAATGAACACTGAAGGTACACAGATTATTAAATATTCCTTCAAAACAGGTCAGCAGGTGGAAGTTATCTTCGACGTGACCAAAGCCAGAGAATGTAACTTCAAGAAATTCGACGGATACACGTTCTCTCCCGACGGGAGCAAAATATTAATCCGTACCGAAACACATCCTATCTACAGGCACTCATATACGGCTGTGCACTATTTATATACGATTAAGAGAAACCTCGTAGAGAAACTTTCGGATGGCGGCCCACAACGCTCGCCTGTATTTTCACCCGACGGCAACATGGTGGCTTTTGTGAGAGATAACAATATCTTTTTAGTGAAAATGCTCTATGGCAACAGTGAATCTCAGGTTACGGAGGATGGAAAGATTAACGAAGTACTGAATGGCATCCCCGACTGGGTATACGAAGAAGAATTCAGCTTTACAAGGGCATTGGAGTTTAGTCCGGATAACACTTTATTGGCCTTCATTCGCTTTGATGAAACACAAGTACCCTCTTATACTTTTCCTCTTTTTGCCGGCGAGGCTCCACACTATGATGCCCTGGAAAGTTATCCGGGAGCTTACACTTATAAATACCCCAAAGCCGGAGAAAAAAACTCGAAAGTTTCTGTACTCACGTTCGACATAAAATCAAGAGTAACCCGAAAAATAAAACTCCCTCTTGATAGCGACGGGTATATTCCCCGCATACGCTTCACGGAAGATCCCGATAAGCTGGCCATCATGACATTAAACCGCCTTCAAAATCGCTTTGATATGTATTTTGCCAATCCCCGATCTACAGTGAGTAAGTTGGTGTTACGCGATGAAAGCCCTTATTACATCGGCGAAGATATATTCGATAACATCATGTTTTATCCCGAAAACTTTAGCTTTATCAGCGAAAAGGACGGGTACTCACACCTCTACTGGTATACAATAGGTGGAAATCTGGTAAAGCAGGTTACCAAAGGCAATTACGAGGTTAAAAAGTTCCTTGGATGGGATGCCGCTTCTAACACCTTCTATTATGAGAGCAATGAAGAGAGTCCTTTACGACAGGCGGTTTACAAAATAGACCACAAAGGCAAAAAGACAAAACTGTCCGAACAGGCAGGAACAAATACGGCTATATTCAGCACATCGATGAATTACTTTATGAACACCTATTCGAGTTTACAAACCCCGACCATCATCACGCTGAATGACAATAACGGTAAAATGCTTAAAACACTGGTTACCAATGAGAAGCTAAAACAAATGCTCGCTCAATATAACCTTCCGCAAAAAGAATTTTTCCGCTTTAAAACATCTCAGGGTACGGAGCTCAACGGTTGGATGATTAAGCCCACAAACTTCTCAGCTACTAAAAAATATCCGGTACTGATGTATCAGTACAGTGGCCCCGGAAGTCAGGAAGTTGTGGATAAATGGGATATAGGAGGCGATCGTGGCGGTATTGGTTGGGATACTTACATGGCCAGCAAAGGATATCTGGTGGTTTGTGTAGATGGTCGGGGAACCGGCGGACGCGGAGCGGAATTTGCCAAGTGTACCTATTTAAATCTTGGCGTAAAAGAAGCCCAAGACCAGGTAGAAACAGCCCAATATATGGCAAGCCAAACCTACGTTGATAAATCTCGCATCGGAATATGGGGATGGAGCTTCGGAGGATACATGACCCTCATGAGTATGAGCGAAGGTACGCCCGTATTTAAAGCCGGAGTAGCTGTTGCGGCCGTAACCGATTGGAAGTATTACGATACCATATATGCAGAACGCTTTATGCGCACCCCTCAGCAAAATGCTGAAGGATACAAAGCCGGATCGGCATTTACCCGCGCCGCCAACCTTAGTGGCAAGTTACTTCTGGTTCACGGTATGGCCGACGATAACGTACATTTCCAGAATTGTGCAGAATACAGCGAATGTCTGGTACAAGCCAACAAACAATTCGATATGCAAATATACACTAACCGAAATCATGGGATTTCGGGAGGTAACACCCGCTTTCATCTATTTACGAGGTTAACGGATTTCTTTATTAATAATCTTTAA
- the lipA gene encoding lipoyl synthase encodes MADRIRKPEWLKINIGSNEQYTKTKHIVDSHHLHTICSSGRCPNMSECWGRGTATFMIGGEICTRSCKFCNTLTGRPLPLDAQEPLHVAESIALMKLKHTVITSVDRDDLPDQGAAHWAKTICEIKRINPGITTEVLIPDFQGHVDLIDQIIAAHPDIISHNMETVRRLTPQVRSAANYETSLKVIGHIAKSGLVAKSGIMVGLGETAEEVEELMDDLLRVGCNILTIGQYLQPTHKHYPVARYITPAEFATYKEIGLNKGFRQVESAPLVRSSYHAEKHVQSIQNK; translated from the coding sequence ATGGCAGACAGAATAAGAAAGCCTGAATGGCTTAAAATAAATATAGGTAGCAACGAACAATATACTAAGACAAAGCATATTGTAGACTCTCATCATCTGCACACAATATGCAGCAGCGGGCGTTGCCCCAATATGAGTGAGTGTTGGGGAAGAGGGACAGCAACCTTTATGATTGGAGGAGAAATATGCACCCGTAGTTGCAAGTTTTGTAATACGCTTACAGGGCGTCCCTTGCCGCTCGATGCACAAGAACCGCTGCATGTTGCAGAATCTATTGCATTAATGAAGCTGAAACATACGGTTATCACTTCAGTAGATCGGGACGATCTGCCCGATCAGGGTGCTGCGCATTGGGCTAAAACTATTTGCGAAATAAAACGTATCAATCCAGGCATCACCACAGAAGTGCTTATCCCTGACTTTCAGGGACATGTAGACTTGATTGATCAGATTATAGCTGCACATCCCGATATCATCTCTCACAACATGGAAACAGTAAGAAGGCTCACCCCGCAGGTTCGGAGTGCCGCCAACTACGAAACCAGTCTAAAAGTAATCGGGCACATAGCAAAGAGCGGGCTCGTTGCCAAATCGGGTATCATGGTCGGATTAGGCGAAACAGCCGAAGAGGTGGAAGAATTGATGGATGACCTGCTTCGCGTAGGATGTAATATACTAACCATAGGCCAGTACCTGCAACCCACACATAAACATTATCCGGTTGCAAGATACATCACTCCGGCAGAATTTGCGACCTATAAGGAGATCGGACTTAACAAGGGGTTTAGGCAAGTAGAAAGTGCTCCGCTCGTTCGATCATCGTATCATGCTGAAAAGCACGTTCAATCCATTCAGAACAAATGA
- a CDS encoding SAM-dependent methyltransferase, translated as MEVALYLLPVTLGDTPLDTVLPSYNKSLIMEIKHFIVEDVRSARRFLKKVDPNINIDSLFFYSLNKHTSPESISGYLQPLLEGQSMGVISEAGCPAVADPGADVVAIAQRKNLKVVPLVGPSSIILSVMGSGFNGQSFAFHGYLPIESGERAKKLKFLEQRVYAENQTQLFIETPYRNAKMIEDILTNCRPQTKLCIAANLTCEGEYIKSRTLHDWRGKIPELSKIPCIFLLYK; from the coding sequence ATGGAAGTTGCTCTTTACTTATTGCCGGTCACTTTGGGCGATACACCCCTCGATACAGTTTTGCCTTCTTATAATAAAAGTCTCATCATGGAGATTAAGCATTTTATTGTAGAAGACGTACGCTCTGCCCGCCGATTCTTAAAAAAGGTAGATCCTAATATCAATATCGATTCGTTATTTTTTTATTCGCTCAACAAACATACTTCTCCCGAGAGCATATCAGGTTATTTGCAACCTTTATTGGAGGGGCAATCTATGGGCGTTATCTCTGAAGCCGGATGTCCGGCGGTGGCCGATCCCGGTGCCGATGTTGTTGCTATAGCTCAGCGTAAGAATCTGAAAGTCGTACCTCTGGTCGGTCCTTCTTCTATTATACTTTCTGTTATGGGTTCCGGATTTAACGGGCAAAGTTTTGCCTTTCACGGTTATCTTCCTATCGAATCGGGCGAACGCGCAAAGAAACTTAAATTTCTTGAGCAACGGGTTTACGCAGAGAATCAAACTCAACTATTTATAGAAACGCCTTATCGTAATGCCAAGATGATAGAGGATATTTTAACTAATTGCCGTCCGCAAACCAAGTTGTGTATAGCAGCAAACTTAACGTGTGAGGGGGAATACATAAAAAGTCGTACGTTGCACGATTGGAGAGGAAAGATCCCTGAGTTGTCTAAGATTCCTTGTATTTTCCTTTTATATAAATAA